The Drosophila teissieri strain GT53w chromosome X, Prin_Dtei_1.1, whole genome shotgun sequence genome has a segment encoding these proteins:
- the LOC122624955 gene encoding uncharacterized protein LOC122624955 isoform X8: protein MLHNNAPWLPPHQQQQQQQAPQQHPTPQQQHAMPQQQQTHPAQNQQQQQQYASQMFQQQQPNYWPEDQHQQQQPQQQQPQQSLNYNNYFAGQQQQHPLQQQQLPPQQQQQQPTQQQHAIQQQLYYPTHQQPQVPAPAEPALDSFDNNNSGGGGGGGRSDGWGDWGDWNDNSNNNISNGTESLLEPTGQLLEDSFNVQSSQGSWQAFATGNNVNNNGELPLAADPQAAPLQQQSLNQQSTPLLHQQPQSPPELGQEPELDAIVPPQAFQNQPPTVAPPPTSLTAFSAPMTAVGSPMYAVGASSAHSAGVGASPAPPTAVGAPPAHLAGVGAPPAHLAGLGASPAPPTGLVVPPAHLAGVGASPAPPAVVGAPPAPLIGVGAPPVGAPPVDATTIAPPAALPPSLAPPSGNPFKRSTGLNKRVNIMADPAAGAPSPPAPAAMAPVAPIAAIPPPAEQLFGLPAEAHGDSFNLMAAPPVEASLGAPLSAPIPAPIPVPTASLYAPPAVPQAFSPLEPDNQEVLSAPNDERAQYLQTSHLSEQLGEGEADQDAGLLPPPGLSRLVLGQPELDSQQQRQVTGATEQPPLNVAQAAALHMQERRADGEDTSDGEQQVRNIQTPPRRVVTGVETNAPSLREQREVVLDGENLEDREAIPPPTLAEQPTTSVHHNILPDEPEQLHHNNPPQALTPLSQQQPHQQQPLLQQQHSSTQQEKKRTAVGRRTTASLDLESDESDEFLQSERERDRERERRDLMEERQGRGRSHGHYPYEGETEDSVRGATHHETKSLRETHHKRNHESTRSRRHPDPKVERERERDRERDRTWRRRSNKYHSGGEDPDRSYDHSRRYNNSNYDGESDNPEYSHLGDAELDGSGGRSSKTSRHRRSAAEEDFDEYERDRNRSRRSTKPQSSAEKPRSSGGRRNYENTGRGARTDDGRRRYQDQRNPGAQYPVSASGYVPYGMYEQMSRNPQVYADMYAKFYGQMINSMNAAVSAAASKGGVPAGAGVIPGLVPGTVPVSAAQLVAATSAGSVSGSSDAAMLRERERYTHAYITQANEFHRHQYKELIYQQQQQQQQQQQQHQQQQQQREDHLNSSFSVAEDNASYYGSHGGSIYNQYQAYPLSNARSLSNLNGDGRNSRCGPYYAGSECGLDIRAAAEAAPSTYGGVAGTAGTVTTTAVARPPRRRTPLQFNRPHLVASYAMSLLLKVKPKYAGRGRLRNDVEVAPPRIRDGTSSLLRMYPGPLQGRKLHKDKIISFCKEQIRLGPTKGCTALYATQKKPQGSVAKYRASHALMWHLLILLLRQNGYIADTDVGDLLLENQQEYPYDPSEFEPENEPDVDAEQDVAAPADKAGDSDLDSESAAGVTPAEPLAAGAATSSSNGADAANAAQTGQTPLSEQAATDKFRSYVLRGNVEEALQWAADNNLWTHAFFLALYEDRYALTDVAQKFLNRAIKANDPLQTLYQMKSCHTPACVSQLRDEQWGDWRSHLSILVTNKSRQPEYDRSSVVALGDTLFQRGDIYAAHFCYLVAQEEFGRYDSSATELTTLTANVPRLILLGSSHYKHFNEFASNEAIIMTEIYEYARSLFDPKFSIAHFQHYKFLLATRILDYGQHFRCTNYLEQIARHIELKPESYDSDFIQRVCGLAERLRYHDPILINRVSFASPPNATSKDSAAPEEKAWLRQLRSLSNVQPQQEQMQQLQQNQQIQQEQNDIDQQFAEVNKQFRELNMQYESHSNIENTPQPQLQPVDQQPPQQQVLSEAHQQPPPPQQYYEPPPQAPTESDPYGQGQPSYYDPNAGQHQYDPNAGQLHYDPNAAHHQYDQQPQPQPTPSYGQIEPATEAYQHGQTTADPAAAAAGYGYDYWSGTQQPPYGDEPNENQAALKDEEEVEEEEQDEQQILQYANQQILQQTKQQQQEQHTRSNGAASINNRFKSNALKQERSSGSLRKRQEASRTGTIAAAAAAIAQITPATVAAASTTPAASAKAFNLNDQQQQSQQQQPNSSSSNKSCSSSNSNSTCCP, encoded by the exons ATGTTGCACAACAATGCGCCCTGGCTGCCaccgcatcagcagcagcagcagcaacaggcgcCGCAGCAACATCCTACtccccagcagcaacatgcaatgccccaacagcagcaaactCATCCTGCCcagaaccagcagcagcagcagcagtatgCCAGCCAAATGttccagcaacagcagccaaatTATTGGCCAGAGgatcagcaccaacagcagcaaccgcagcagcagcagccgcaacaatcTCTGAACTACAATAACTACTTTGcgggacagcagcagcaacatcctttgcagcagcagcaactgccaccgcagcagcaacagcaacagcctacgcagcagcaacacgctATCCAGCAGCAACTGTATTATCCCACTCACCAGCAGCCACAAGTCCCGGCTCCAGCGGAACCAGCTCTGGACTCGTTTGACAACAATAAtagcggaggaggaggtggtggcggCCGGAGCGATGGCTGGGGTGATTGGGGCGATTGGAAcgacaatagcaacaacaatattaGCAACGGCACCGAAAGCCTGTTAGAGCCAACTGGACAACTGCTGGAGGATTCCTTCAATGTGCAATCCTCGCAAGGCAGTTGGCAGGCGTTTGCCACCGGCAATAATGTCAATAACAATGGCGAGCTGCCCTTAGCAGCGGATCCGCAGGCAGCGCCTTTGCAACAACAGTCTTTGAATCAGCAATCGACACCTTTGTTGCACCAGCAGCCACAATCGCCGCCGGAACTGGGGCAGGAACCCGAATTGGATGCCATTGTGCCTCCTCAGGCTTTCCAAAACCAACCACCAACCgtagcaccaccaccaacatcACTGACTGCGTTCTCTGCACCAATGACTGCTGTGGGATCGCCAATGTATGCTGTTGGAGCATCTTCTGCACATAGCGCTGGAGTAGGAGCTTCGCCAGCACCTCCCACTGCAGTGGGAGCTCCGCCAGCACATCTCGCCGGAGTAGGAGCTCCGCCCGCACATCTTGCAGGACTCGGAGCTTCGCCAGCACCTCCCACTGGACTAGTAGTTCCGCCAGCACATCTCGCAGGAGTAGGAGCTTCACCAGCGCCTCCCGCTGTAGTGGGAGCTCCTCCAGCACCCCTCATTGGAGTAGGAGCTCCACCAGTGGGAGCACCGCCAGTGGACGCTACAACTATTGCACCACCGGCCGCACTGCCACCTAGCTTGGCTCCACCGTCTGGCAATCCCTTCAAGCGCTCCACGGGTCTAAATAAGCGTGTTAACATAATGGCCGACCCTGCGGCAGGCGCTCCATCGCCTCCAGCACCTGCTGCAATGGCTCCTGTGGCACCAATAGCAGCAATTCCGCCACCAGCTGAGCAGCTCTTTGGACTGCCAGCAGAGGCTCATGGAGATAGTTTCAACTTAATGGCGGCGCCACCTGTTGAGGCTTCACTTGGAGCTCCACTGAGTGCACCTATTCCTGCACCCATTCCTGTACCTACCGCATCGCTGTATGCACCACCGGCTGTTCCACAGGCATTTTCGCCCTTGGAGCCGGACAACCAGGAGGTTTTGTCCGCGCCGAATGACGAGCGGGCCCAGTACTTGCAGACCAGTCACCTGTCCGAGCAACTGGGCGAAGGCGAAGCAGATCAGGATGCAGGCCTGCTGCCACCACCGGGACTGTCTCGTTTGGTTTTGGGCCAACCGGAATTGGattcgcagcagcagcgccaggtCACGGGAGCCACAGAGCAGCCACCACTTAATGTGGCCCAGGCAGCTGCTCTGCACATGCAAGAGCGTCGTGCAGATGGCGAGGACACCTCTGACGGCGAGCAGCAAGTACGTAATATACAGACGCCACCACGTCGCGTCGTAACCGGCGTGGAGACCAACGCCCCATCGTTGAGAGAACAGCGGGAAGTGGTGCTGGATGGCGAGAATCTGGAGGATCGCGAAGCTATACCGCCACCAACTTTGGCTGAACAGCCAACCACTTCAGTACATCACAATATTCTACCCGATGAGCCGGAGCAGCTGCATCACAACAATCCGCCCCAGGCGCTGACTCCGCTAAGTCAACAGCAaccacatcagcagcagccactgctgcagcagcaacattcaAGCACTCAGCAGGAGAAGAAACGTACGGCGGTCGGACGCCGAACCACAGCCTCGCTGGATCTGGAGTCCGATGAGTCTGATGAATTCCTGCAGAGCGAAAGGGAACGCGATCGGGAGCGTGAGCGCAGGGATCTAATGGAGGAGAGGCAAGGTCGTGGACGCAGCCATGGTCACTACCCCTACGAAGGCGAAACGGAGGACTCTGTGCGTGGCGCTACCCACCACGAGACGAAATCCCTGAGGGAAACACATCACAAACGCAACCACGAATCAACGCGCTCTCGCCGCCATCCGGATCCCAAGGTGGAACGCGAAAGGGAGCGGGATAGGGAGCGTGACCGCACATGGCGCCGACGATCCAACAAGTATCACAGTGGTGGCGAGGATCCGGATCGTTCGTACGATCATTCGCGTCgttacaacaacagcaactacgATGGCGAGTCCGATAATCCGGAGTATAGTCACCTGGGCGATGCCGAGCTGGACGGCAGCGGTGGTCGGAGCAGTAAAACCAGTCGCCATCGACGCAGTGCCGCCGAGGAGGATTTCGATGAGTACGAACGGGATCGCAATCGATCCCGTCGCTCAACCAAACCACAATCGTCGGCTGAAAAGCCACGCTCCTCTGGCGGACGCCGGAATTACGAGAATACGGGTCGTGGTGCCCGAACCGATGATGGTCGCCGGCGTTATCAGGACCAGCGTAATCCTGGTGCTCAGTATCCCGTATCAGCCTCTGGCTATGTTCCCTACGGAATGTACGAGCAAATGTCGCGCAATCCACAAGTCTACGCCGATATGTATGCGAAGTTCTATGGCCAAATGATCAACTCGATGAACGCTGCTGTTTCGGCGGCTGCTTCGAAGGGCGGTGTTCCCGCTGGAGCAGGAGTCATACCCGGATTGGTGCCCGGAACTGTGCCCGTGAGTGCCGCCCAGTTGGTGGCCGCCACCAGCGCAGGAAGTGTCAGCGGAAGCAGTGATGCCGCCATGCTCAGGGAACGAGAAAG GTATACACACGCATACATAACCCAAGCCAATGAATTCCATCGTCACCAATACAAAGAGCTGATctaccagcaacaacaacaacaacaacaacaacaacaacagcatcagcagcaacaacaacagagggAGGATCACCTGAACTCCAGCTTTAGCGTTGCCGAGGATAATGCCAGTTATTACGGATCGCACGGAGGTTCCATCTATAACCAATACCAAGCATATCCACTCTCCAATGCCCGATCGCTGAGTAACTTGAACGGCGATGGACGCAACTCCCGATGCGGACCGTATTACGCTGGTTCCGAATGCGGTCTCGATATCAG AGCTGCTGCCGAGGCGGCACCTTCGACTTATGGAGGCGTGGCTGGAACCGCTGGAACGGTGACCACTACCGCGGTGGCTCGTCCGCCGCGCAGACGCACTCCCTTGCAGTTCAATCGACCGCACTTGGTGGCCTCGTATGCGATGAGTCTGCTGCTGAAGGTGAAGCCCAAGTACGCGGGACGCGGACGACTGCGCAACGATGTGGAGGTGGCACCACCGCGCATACGGGACGGAACGAGCAGCCTGCTGCGCATGTATCCGGGTCCGTTGCAGGGTCGCAAGTTGCACAAGGACAAGATCATCAGTTTCTGCAAGGAGCAGATCCGACTGGGACCCACAAAGGGTTGCACCGCACTGTACGCCACGCAGAAGAAGCCCCAAGGCAGTGTGGCAAAATACCGTGCCTCCCATGCGCTCATGTGGCATCTGCTTATACTGTTGCTGCGCCAAAATGGG TACATTGCGGACACGGATGTGGGCGATCTGCTGCTGGAGAACCAGCAAGAGTATCCATACGATCCCAGCGAGTTCGAACCAGAGAACGAGCCAGATGTGGACGCCGAACAGGATGTCGCTGCACCAGCTGACAAGGCAggggattcggatttggatagCGAATCGGCAGCAGGAGTTACGCCTGCAGAACCACTTGCTGCGGGTGCCGCAACTAGCTCATCCAATGGAGCTGATGCTGCGAACGCAGCGCAGACAGGACAGACGCCTCTGTCGGAACAGGCGGCTACGGACAAGTTCCGCAGCTATGTGTTGCGCGGAAATGTCGAGGAGGCTCTCCAGTGGGCCGCCGATAACAACCTGTGGACGCATGCATTCTTTCTGGCCCTCTACGAGGATCGCTATGCTCTCACAGATGTAGCGCAGAAGTTCCTCAATCGAGCGATCAAGGCCAACGATCCATTGCAGACACTCTACCAAATGAAGAGCTGCCACACGCCGGCGTGCGTCAGCCAGCTGCGGGATGAACAGTGGGGCGACTGGCGGTCGCATCTCTCCATCCTGGTGACGAACAAGAGTCGCCAGCCGGAGTATGATCGCAGTTCGGTAGTGGCCCTCGGCGATACGCTATTCCAGCGCGGCGATATTTATGCGGCTCACTTTTGCTATCTGGTGGCCCAGGAGGAGTTCGGGCGATACGACAGCTCTGCCACAGAGCTCACTACTCTGACAGCCAATGTGCCCAG GCTTATCCTGCTGGGCTCCTCGCATTACAAGCACTTCAATGAGTTCGCCAGCAACGAGGCCATCATCATGACCGAGATCTATGAGTATGCTCGCTCGCTGTTCGATCCGAAGTTTAGCATTGCCCACTTCCAACACTACAAGTTCCTGCTGGCCACAAGGATCCTTGATTATGGCCAGCATTTCCGCTGCACCAATTATTTGGAACAAATCGCCAGGCACATCGAACTGAAGCCAGAGAGCTACGACAGTGATTTCATTCAGCGG GTTTGTGGTTTGGCCGAACGTCTGCGCTATCATGATCCCATTCTTATCAATCGTGTCTCTTTTGCGAGTCCTCCGAATGCCACCAGCAAGGATAGTGCTGCTCCCGAAGAAAAAGCCTGGTTGCGCCAGCTGAGATCTCTGTCCAATGTG CAGCCCCAACAAgagcaaatgcagcagctgcagcagaatCAGCAAATCCAGCAGGAGCAAAACGACATCGATCAGCAGTTTGCAGAGGTGAATAAGCAATTCAGGGAGCTAAACATGCAATACGAGAGCCACAGCAACATAGAGAATACGCCGCAACCGCAGTTGCAACCCGTGGATCaacagccgccgcagcagcaagtTTTATCGGAAGCGCACCAacagccaccgccaccacaaCAATATTATGAGCCACCACCTCAAGCGCCAACAGAATCGGATCCCTATGGACAGGGCCAACCGTCCTACTATGATCCCAATGCGGGGCAGCATCAATACGATCCCAATGCGGGCCAGCTTCATTACGATCCAAATGCTGCACATCATCAATACGACCAGCAACCTCAACCGCAACCTACTCCCAGTTATGGCCAAATAGAGCCAGCAACTGAGGCCTACCAACATGGACAGACAACAGCAGATCCAGCTGCGGCTGCCGCTGGTTACGGATACGATTACTGGTCGGGCACACAGCAGCCACCATATGGCGATGAG